The stretch of DNA AGTAGTAATATGATCCAGTCTTCATGATGTCCTGTTTTTAGCTCTCCGGGAAGTGGAAAAATCCAACCAGGTATCCGCGACGAAAACGCCAGCGTGCACCCAGGCGTAACCGAACCGATCTTAAGCAATGTCCGAAGCTGGTATATTATTTCAAATTCATCTCTTATACGGCCCAAGAACCCATTTTCCTGCCAAACCGTATAACCAAGGGAATTACATCTTTCATCTACAAGTAACGCATCGGATGCGACAAAATACAGGTTCGGATCCTGTAAAAATTTATTCTTTATCTCATCCAGCTTCGCCGGCATCCATATATCGTCCTGGTCAGATAAGACAATTATATCCCCTGAGCATAATCTTATAGACCTTTCGAAATTCTTTACCACTCCCAATTTATTTTCATTGATTGCAAAACGAACAGGAAAGGCAGACTTATCAGCAAATGCGCGCACGATATCGGTTGTCCGGTCGGTTGAACCGTCATCGCAAATGATCAATTCATCCGGAAGGCACGTTTGGCATGCGATGCTATTCAACTGCTCCTCCAGAAATCTTTCGCCGTTGTAGCTGCATAGCGCAACGGATATACGCAAGTGTTTCATTTGTCACCTATCTCTTTATCCTTCTCAAACCTGAAATAAATTTGCTTCCGATCGCTTTCAAACTGTCTATTTTTGCGGATCTCTTCTTGAAGTCGCTAAACACCTTGTCATCAATAGCTCCGACCCGTTTATTAAGCACCATTGAATATAATTTATAGCCGGTCAGGTCTTTTTCATGGAAGTTACCGGGTTTTATGGCTTTTAGATGCACCCCCGGCTCACAATCATCGCTCTCCAGCTTTTCTACCCCATAATCGGAAAAGATATGCTCAAAGTCATTCAATTCATATCGCCATAGATCATATGGGAATTCGTGATACGGAAATCCATACGAACGGGTAGTGACCAGGATTACACCCCCAGGCCTGCAAATATTTTTTATATTAGATATCACCTTCTTCCAGTCAAAGACATGTTCAATAAGTTCGGTCGAAAGTACAACGTCGAAGCTT from Candidatus Omnitrophota bacterium encodes:
- a CDS encoding glycosyltransferase — protein: MKHLRISVALCSYNGERFLEEQLNSIACQTCLPDELIICDDGSTDRTTDIVRAFADKSAFPVRFAINENKLGVVKNFERSIRLCSGDIIVLSDQDDIWMPAKLDEIKNKFLQDPNLYFVASDALLVDERCNSLGYTVWQENGFLGRIRDEFEIIYQLRTLLKIGSVTPGCTLAFSSRIPGWIFPLPGELKTGHHEDWIILLLTVSGHKGFFIKDPLVQYRQHNLQTTGGIKIGVARIKKIFHSAPETFDQIESLYVTALSRLESNKVCSDDVRRLMTGKIAHIKARRKIWHLPLYSRLPEILNEIMLGRYSRFSLGCKSVIRDSLIYKDEIIIKPKKESS
- a CDS encoding methyltransferase domain-containing protein; this translates as MCTARCIIFGFKNLRKEEAEGRRILEIGSLDVNGSLRSLVESMHPAEYIGVDVKKGPGVDVICPAEDIIDKFGKESFDVVLSTELIEHVFDWKKVISNIKNICRPGGVILVTTRSYGFPYHEFPYDLWRYELNDFEHIFSDYGVEKLESDDCEPGVHLKAIKPGNFHEKDLTGYKLYSMVLNKRVGAIDDKVFSDFKKRSAKIDSLKAIGSKFISGLRRIKR